The proteins below are encoded in one region of Asticcacaulis excentricus CB 48:
- the iolB gene encoding 5-deoxy-glucuronate isomerase has product MSHLRVRPAPPDTEGRVTVITPQSAGWTYVGFTLVRLDAGQTYHGHEETRETCLVIVSGTANIAAGTDHFAAVGGRRSAFEDAPPGAVFVPPATAYAVTSMDAVELAICTAPGQVGHAVRQIAASDMSREVRGQGTNTRYIRNILPQDRPAHSLLVVEVVTPAGHWSSYPPHKHDSAEPELETQLEETYYHRIDPPQGFGFQRVYTDDRSLDEAVLVEDGDVVLVPRGYHPVGAPHGYSLYYLNVMAGPERRWIFRNDPQHEWMLKG; this is encoded by the coding sequence ATGAGCCATCTGCGCGTTCGCCCGGCCCCGCCCGATACCGAGGGCCGCGTCACCGTCATTACGCCGCAGTCGGCAGGCTGGACCTATGTGGGTTTCACCCTGGTGCGACTGGACGCCGGTCAGACCTATCACGGGCACGAAGAGACGCGCGAAACCTGCCTCGTCATCGTCAGCGGGACCGCCAATATCGCGGCCGGAACGGATCACTTCGCCGCCGTCGGCGGGCGGCGCTCAGCATTCGAGGATGCGCCACCCGGGGCCGTTTTCGTACCGCCCGCCACCGCCTATGCCGTTACCTCCATGGACGCAGTCGAACTGGCCATCTGTACCGCGCCTGGTCAGGTCGGTCATGCGGTGCGCCAGATCGCGGCCTCGGACATGTCGAGGGAAGTGCGCGGTCAGGGCACTAATACCCGTTATATCCGCAACATCCTGCCGCAGGACCGCCCGGCCCATAGCCTGCTGGTTGTCGAGGTGGTCACTCCTGCCGGACACTGGTCCAGCTATCCGCCGCACAAGCACGACAGCGCCGAGCCTGAGCTGGAGACGCAGCTCGAAGAAACCTACTATCACCGTATCGACCCGCCGCAGGGCTTCGGCTTTCAGCGCGTCTATACCGATGATCGCAGCCTCGATGAGGCGGTGCTGGTCGAAGACGGCGACGTGGTACTGGTTCCGCGCGGCTATCACCCGGTCGGTGCGCCGCATGGCTACAGCCTCTACTACCTCAACGTCATGGCTGGACCGGAACGCCGCTGGATCTTCCGCAATGACCCGCAACACGAGTGGATGCTGAAAGGCTGA
- the iolG gene encoding inositol 2-dehydrogenase, whose protein sequence is MFEVAVIGAGRIGRIHARNVAAHPALHLKAIVDPVGDSAAELAKALGSEVSTFEAVLADPKVKGVIIASPTDQHLTQTLQCIAAGKAVLCEKPLDQDLETARGAAAQLGGDKPLLLGFNRRFDRHFGALKQQLEAGRIGALESLLIVSHDPAPPPVSYVKVSGGLFKDMAIHDFDMARFILGEEIVEVYAAAACLVDPAIGEAGDVDTAKTTLKTASGRLCVISNSRRSGYGYDQRLEAYGQKGLLKADNVLESTVAHWGAEGPVLDAFQNFFLDRYAEAYRSEIAHFADIVAGKAKPMVGYDDAVRALELAEAAAYSVATGQVVRV, encoded by the coding sequence ATGTTTGAAGTGGCTGTTATCGGCGCCGGGCGTATCGGTCGTATCCACGCCAGAAATGTCGCCGCACACCCGGCCTTACACCTGAAGGCCATTGTCGATCCGGTGGGCGACAGCGCGGCGGAACTGGCGAAGGCGCTGGGGTCTGAGGTTTCGACCTTTGAGGCCGTATTAGCCGACCCGAAAGTCAAGGGTGTGATCATCGCCTCACCGACAGATCAGCACCTGACGCAGACGCTTCAATGCATCGCGGCGGGCAAGGCGGTCCTGTGCGAAAAGCCGCTGGATCAGGATCTGGAAACCGCACGCGGAGCCGCAGCGCAACTGGGTGGGGATAAACCGCTTCTGTTGGGCTTCAATCGTCGTTTCGACCGCCATTTCGGGGCTCTGAAACAGCAGCTTGAGGCCGGGCGTATCGGCGCGCTGGAAAGCCTTTTGATCGTCAGCCACGATCCCGCGCCGCCGCCGGTGTCCTACGTCAAGGTATCGGGAGGCCTGTTCAAGGACATGGCTATCCACGATTTTGACATGGCGCGCTTTATTCTGGGCGAAGAGATCGTCGAGGTCTATGCAGCGGCGGCCTGTCTGGTCGATCCGGCCATCGGTGAGGCGGGGGATGTGGACACCGCGAAGACGACGCTGAAAACCGCCTCTGGTCGTCTGTGCGTCATCAGCAATTCGCGCCGTTCCGGCTATGGCTACGATCAGCGCCTCGAAGCCTATGGGCAGAAGGGGCTTCTGAAAGCCGACAATGTGCTGGAAAGCACGGTGGCGCACTGGGGGGCCGAAGGTCCGGTGCTCGATGCCTTCCAGAACTTTTTCCTCGACCGCTATGCCGAGGCCTATCGTAGCGAAATCGCGCACTTTGCCGACATCGTGGCGGGTAAGGCCAAGCCGATGGTGGGCTATGACGATGCCGTGCGCGCGCTGGAACTGGCCGAAGCGGCGGCCTATTCGGTCGCCACCGGTCAGGTCGTCAGGGTTTAG
- a CDS encoding ABC transporter permease, with protein MTSTPAPAPDLPAPPAKPPFDTVAFLRTWGTTLFLLLLIVGFAAWNPRFLSLRNALNILTEVSIYGVIAVGMTFVILTAGVDLAVGSLLAFAAIAAAWVVQHMGGDLPQWLVALSVASAIGLAAGYAHGKTITWLKVPAFIVTLGGMTIWRGATLILNDGGPISGFDAGYRWWGTGTVLGVPVPVILFALVALAGHVTLRYTRFGRQVYAVGGNAEAARLAGINVKAILISVYVIVGFLAGLSGFLLSARLGSAEAVAGINYELRVIASVVIGGASLSGGAGNIRGTLIGALLIGVLSNGLVIMHVSSYFQQVVIGLIIVAAVAFDAYAKSHRGKV; from the coding sequence ATGACGTCCACCCCTGCCCCCGCCCCTGACCTGCCTGCGCCCCCGGCCAAGCCGCCCTTCGACACGGTGGCCTTTTTGCGGACTTGGGGGACGACCCTGTTTCTGCTGCTGCTGATTGTCGGGTTCGCAGCTTGGAACCCGCGCTTTCTGTCGCTGCGCAATGCGCTTAACATACTGACCGAGGTGTCGATCTATGGCGTCATCGCCGTCGGCATGACTTTCGTCATCCTCACCGCCGGGGTCGATCTGGCGGTAGGCTCACTGCTGGCCTTTGCGGCGATTGCCGCCGCCTGGGTGGTGCAGCATATGGGCGGCGACCTGCCGCAATGGCTGGTGGCGCTCAGCGTCGCCTCAGCCATTGGTCTGGCGGCAGGCTATGCGCACGGCAAAACGATTACCTGGCTGAAGGTGCCCGCCTTTATCGTGACACTCGGGGGGATGACCATCTGGCGCGGGGCAACACTGATCCTCAATGACGGCGGGCCGATTTCCGGCTTTGATGCCGGCTATCGCTGGTGGGGCACGGGGACGGTTCTGGGTGTACCGGTGCCGGTCATCCTTTTTGCCCTCGTCGCGCTGGCCGGGCATGTGACACTGCGCTATACGCGCTTCGGGCGGCAGGTCTATGCGGTAGGCGGTAATGCCGAAGCCGCACGCCTGGCCGGGATCAATGTCAAGGCGATACTGATCAGCGTCTATGTGATCGTTGGCTTTCTGGCTGGGCTGTCGGGCTTTTTGCTGTCGGCTCGCCTCGGTTCGGCAGAGGCCGTGGCGGGCATCAATTACGAACTGCGCGTCATCGCTTCGGTCGTGATCGGCGGGGCCAGCCTGTCGGGCGGCGCGGGCAATATCCGCGGCACGCTTATCGGAGCGCTGCTCATCGGGGTGCTGTCGAACGGGCTCGTCATCATGCACGTGTCGTCCTATTTCCAGCAGGTGGTGATCGGCCTGATCATCGTCGCGGCCGTCGCCTTTGATGCCTACGCCAAATCGCATCGTGGAAAGGTCTGA
- a CDS encoding GH92 family glycosyl hydrolase has product MSYGLKRSGSVRALILAAALCTLSVPAGAQQTATPDYTVLANPFVGVDDGGNTVPGAGIPFGFISLSPDTANGDTNGYDSKSAILGFSFTHVTGTGGTSKYGNFRVTPTSGELGVNHLVFARHDEMASPGYYAVTLANDPSKAVRVELTASRLVGFQRVTFPKGAPGQFVLDATSVIGLRGSGQRTTAAQVEVVDDHTLSGWASFEGGWNPAPYKLYFYAVFDRPAVKYGAWRARQGEAQIQTGTGRLDGGNQTKSAANRQGLMIEYDTEQEFSNRLGGFMTFDTTNSSVVQMKLAVSFISVEKAKANLAAELPGWDFDAQHERARDLWNGALSKIEVEGGDDTQKRNFYSGLYRSHTMPHDLSGENVWWNSNEPHYEDFYTLWDTFRTLHPLMTIIQPQRQRDMIRSLIDTYAHTGWLPDSRIAGANGMTQGGSNGDVLIADAVVKNLGGFDVKQAYAALLKNGEVESDKPFLQGRVLKDYLSLGYVSMSQTRSASRTLEYAYNDFAIASVAAHLGDKAVQARYLKRAEAWKKLWDDDLGCIRPRYANGRWLENFTCTYDYPDKSGPWWEAPFYEGNSLQYSTYVPHDVDGLMAKTGGREGFVRWLDRLFDEGYYLQGNEPDILAPWLYIHAGRPDRTAERVRRILTMHYKPTRNGLPGNDDAGTMSSWYVWASLGLYPNAGQPFYYIGSPVFRKTTIHLDGGKTFQIVAPNTSETNLYVTGARLNGKMIDRAWLTHAELIRGGTLELDMAAQPNGWATQFTKP; this is encoded by the coding sequence ATGTCCTATGGTTTGAAACGTAGCGGTTCGGTCCGCGCCCTGATATTGGCAGCGGCCCTGTGCACCCTCAGTGTTCCGGCTGGGGCGCAGCAGACGGCGACCCCGGACTATACGGTTCTGGCCAACCCGTTCGTAGGCGTTGATGACGGTGGCAATACAGTCCCCGGCGCGGGCATCCCCTTTGGCTTTATCTCCTTGAGCCCGGATACGGCCAATGGCGACACCAATGGCTACGACTCCAAAAGCGCCATTCTGGGCTTCAGCTTCACCCACGTCACCGGAACCGGCGGCACCAGCAAGTACGGCAATTTCCGCGTCACCCCGACGTCTGGTGAACTGGGCGTCAACCATCTGGTTTTCGCCAGGCACGATGAGATGGCCTCGCCCGGCTATTATGCCGTAACCCTGGCCAATGATCCGTCAAAGGCCGTGCGTGTCGAACTGACGGCCTCACGACTGGTAGGCTTCCAGCGCGTGACCTTCCCCAAGGGCGCGCCCGGTCAGTTTGTGCTCGACGCCACTTCTGTCATCGGTCTGCGCGGGAGTGGTCAACGCACCACGGCGGCACAGGTCGAGGTGGTGGACGACCACACCCTCTCCGGCTGGGCCAGCTTTGAAGGCGGCTGGAACCCGGCCCCCTACAAGCTCTACTTCTACGCTGTGTTCGACCGACCAGCGGTAAAATACGGGGCGTGGAGAGCCCGACAGGGCGAGGCCCAGATTCAGACCGGCACCGGGCGTCTGGACGGCGGCAATCAGACCAAGAGCGCCGCAAACCGTCAGGGGCTTATGATCGAATACGACACTGAGCAGGAGTTTTCGAACCGGCTGGGTGGTTTCATGACGTTCGATACGACGAACAGCTCTGTCGTGCAGATGAAGCTGGCTGTCTCTTTCATTAGCGTCGAAAAGGCCAAAGCCAATCTCGCCGCCGAACTGCCTGGGTGGGACTTCGATGCGCAGCACGAAAGGGCACGCGATCTGTGGAACGGCGCGCTCTCCAAAATCGAGGTCGAAGGCGGCGACGACACCCAGAAACGCAACTTCTATTCGGGACTCTACCGCAGCCACACCATGCCGCACGACCTGAGCGGCGAGAACGTCTGGTGGAACTCAAACGAGCCCCATTACGAGGATTTCTATACCCTGTGGGATACGTTCCGTACCCTGCATCCGCTGATGACCATCATCCAGCCGCAGCGCCAGCGCGACATGATCCGCTCGCTGATCGATACCTATGCCCATACGGGCTGGCTGCCGGATTCACGCATCGCCGGGGCCAATGGCATGACGCAGGGAGGATCGAACGGCGATGTGCTGATCGCCGATGCCGTCGTCAAAAACCTCGGTGGCTTTGATGTCAAACAGGCCTATGCCGCCTTGCTTAAGAATGGCGAGGTCGAAAGCGACAAGCCCTTCCTTCAGGGGCGCGTGCTGAAGGACTATCTGTCTCTGGGCTATGTCTCGATGAGCCAGACGCGCTCGGCGTCGCGCACGCTCGAATACGCCTATAACGACTTCGCCATCGCCTCTGTGGCCGCGCATCTGGGTGACAAAGCCGTTCAGGCCCGCTATCTCAAACGCGCCGAGGCGTGGAAAAAGCTGTGGGACGATGATCTGGGCTGCATCCGTCCGCGCTATGCAAACGGACGCTGGCTGGAAAACTTCACCTGCACCTATGACTATCCGGACAAGTCCGGCCCGTGGTGGGAGGCCCCGTTCTATGAGGGCAATTCGCTGCAGTATTCGACCTACGTACCGCACGATGTCGATGGGCTGATGGCGAAAACGGGCGGGCGCGAAGGCTTTGTGCGCTGGCTCGACCGGTTGTTTGACGAAGGCTATTACCTTCAGGGCAATGAGCCCGATATTCTGGCCCCCTGGCTCTATATCCACGCCGGGCGTCCGGATCGCACCGCCGAGCGTGTGCGGCGGATCCTGACTATGCACTATAAGCCGACGCGCAATGGCCTGCCCGGCAATGACGACGCGGGCACCATGTCCTCATGGTACGTCTGGGCCAGTCTGGGGCTCTATCCCAATGCGGGGCAGCCCTTCTACTACATCGGCTCACCCGTGTTCCGGAAGACGACCATTCACCTTGACGGCGGCAAGACCTTTCAGATCGTCGCGCCCAACACCTCTGAGACCAATCTCTATGTCACGGGTGCGCGTCTGAATGGCAAGATGATCGACCGCGCGTGGCTCACCCATGCCGAGCTGATCAGGGGCGGTACGCTGGAGCTGGATATGGCGGCCCAACCCAATGGCTGGGCCACCCAGTTTACTAAACCCTGA
- a CDS encoding MurR/RpiR family transcriptional regulator, whose protein sequence is MSPHPTEIPEDDLPGGDAPQTLDALRTAIMRQYDDASRRMKQVASFVLDKPEDVAFETLAVVAERADVQPSTLVRFAKTLGYAGASQMQKVIRDELLSSHISLAYGERARAFGASEAIGEEGLSTILDEFAEADILALNHLRQSVSADQIRTSVEAIIAAENVYIAGFRRAFPVASYLAYALQRAGKRVVFLDGAGGLWEQQARGIRAEDLLIAISFRPYAEETVRCHALALERGAQVLSITDSNVSPLVKPGHQSLLLRESEVRAFRSLTAPLCLAQSLVVAYAFANAPEG, encoded by the coding sequence ATGAGCCCACACCCAACGGAAATCCCCGAAGATGACCTGCCCGGCGGCGATGCGCCGCAGACGCTTGATGCCCTGCGCACGGCGATTATGCGTCAATATGACGACGCCTCGCGGCGCATGAAGCAGGTGGCCAGCTTCGTCCTGGACAAGCCTGAGGACGTGGCCTTTGAGACGCTGGCCGTGGTCGCCGAACGCGCCGACGTCCAGCCTTCAACACTGGTACGCTTTGCCAAGACGCTGGGCTATGCCGGGGCGTCGCAGATGCAGAAGGTCATCCGCGATGAGTTGTTGTCCAGCCACATCAGTCTGGCCTATGGGGAGCGGGCCCGCGCCTTTGGGGCCTCTGAGGCCATTGGAGAGGAAGGGCTCAGCACCATTCTCGACGAGTTTGCCGAGGCCGATATTCTGGCCCTCAATCATTTGCGGCAGAGTGTTTCAGCCGATCAGATTCGTACCAGTGTAGAGGCCATTATCGCCGCCGAGAACGTTTATATTGCCGGCTTTCGCCGCGCCTTTCCCGTCGCGTCCTACCTCGCCTACGCCCTTCAGCGGGCCGGTAAGCGCGTGGTGTTTCTTGACGGGGCGGGCGGCCTTTGGGAGCAGCAGGCGCGCGGTATCCGTGCCGAAGACCTGCTGATTGCCATCAGTTTCCGGCCCTATGCCGAAGAAACCGTGCGTTGCCATGCGCTGGCGTTGGAACGCGGCGCGCAGGTCCTGTCGATCACAGATTCCAACGTCTCCCCCCTCGTCAAGCCGGGGCACCAAAGCCTTTTGCTACGAGAGTCCGAAGTACGCGCCTTCCGCTCGCTCACGGCGCCTCTGTGTCTGGCGCAGTCCCTCGTCGTCGCTTACGCCTTCGCCAATGCACCCGAGGGGTAA
- the iolE gene encoding myo-inosose-2 dehydratase: protein MTITFGVSPIAWINDDMPELGGDTPLDSVLKDIAEVGFAGSELGGKFPKDPVVLKALLGGYGLELVGGWYSCELLTREAEAEIAALQGHLALLKAMGSRVFVIAETSNAIHGQKDIPLKDRPHLDAEGWVRFGARLSAVADYVNSHGLKLAYHYHLGTVVQDEADLTAFLDHTTPNVGVTLDTGHAVLGGIDPYRLIDSHPERIVHVHCKDVRQAVFDRTAGAEDSFLNGVLAGMFTVPGDGSIDFTRIMQGLKRIDYAGWIIIEAEQDPAKADPRAYADMGLKTLRTAALAAGLSEAAR from the coding sequence ATGACCATTACCTTCGGCGTCAGCCCCATTGCCTGGATCAATGACGACATGCCCGAACTCGGCGGCGATACGCCGCTCGACAGCGTTCTGAAAGACATTGCCGAGGTCGGTTTTGCCGGGTCGGAGCTGGGCGGAAAATTCCCCAAAGACCCCGTGGTTCTGAAGGCCCTGCTTGGTGGCTACGGGCTGGAACTGGTTGGGGGCTGGTATAGCTGCGAGCTTCTGACGCGTGAAGCCGAAGCCGAAATCGCGGCCCTGCAAGGACATCTGGCGCTTTTGAAGGCCATGGGCAGCCGCGTCTTCGTCATCGCCGAAACCAGCAATGCCATTCACGGTCAGAAGGACATCCCGCTGAAGGACCGCCCGCATCTCGATGCCGAAGGCTGGGTCCGCTTTGGTGCGCGCCTGAGCGCGGTGGCCGACTATGTTAACAGTCATGGCCTCAAGCTCGCCTACCACTACCATCTGGGCACGGTTGTGCAGGACGAAGCGGACCTGACGGCATTTCTAGACCACACCACGCCCAATGTCGGGGTAACGCTCGATACGGGCCACGCCGTTCTGGGCGGTATCGACCCCTATCGCCTGATCGACAGCCATCCGGAACGCATCGTCCACGTTCACTGCAAAGATGTGCGTCAGGCCGTGTTTGACCGCACCGCCGGGGCTGAGGACAGCTTCCTCAACGGCGTGCTGGCGGGTATGTTCACAGTTCCGGGCGACGGCTCGATTGACTTTACCCGCATTATGCAGGGCCTGAAACGCATAGACTATGCGGGCTGGATTATCATCGAGGCTGAGCAGGACCCGGCCAAAGCAGATCCACGCGCCTACGCTGATATGGGACTGAAAACCCTGCGGACCGCCGCTCTGGCCGCCGGACTGTCAGAGGCCGCCCGATGA
- a CDS encoding bifunctional 5-dehydro-2-deoxygluconokinase/5-dehydro-2-deoxyphosphogluconate aldolase, producing the protein MGANTLGGLDVITLGRSSVDLYGQQIGGRLEDMASFAKYVGGSPTNTAIGASRLGLKAGLITRVGADHMGRFILEALRRESVDTTGVVTDPARLTALVLLGIVDKDTFPLIFYRENCADMAIDMADIDTRWLTSARALVIDGTHLSQPGVFAASLEAVRQVKAAGGQIAFDIDYRPVLWGLTTRDMGEQRYVADPEVTRRLATVTPLCDLIIGTEEEVRILGGHEDVITALKVIRAQTNAILVCKLGPDGCAIFPGEVPDHITDGLVVPGFPIEVMNVLGAGDAFSAGFLRGWLGGEDLATCGRWANACGALVVTRHSCAPAMPTFDELQAFMAAQHPMAHEAQSALDHLHWARTRHRDYDALMILAMDHRFQFEEMASDFGADLTRVSAFKRLALRAVDRLAQGNPDFGVLLDGRYGAEALSEAGHTTYWIGRPVEVPKSRPLQFETGADVGLDLHTWPVNQVVKCLVLYHPDDEKDLRGEQERQLITLYDACRRSGHELLLELILPAGMATDAMTRARGMQRLYDLGIKPDWWKLEPVADADTWQNIEAVIAANDPLCRGVVVLGLSAPENELLEAFAVAARFERVKGFAIGRTIFHDVAAQWLRGELDDDAATVVMADKLSRLVDGWRTIRQPQS; encoded by the coding sequence ATGGGCGCTAACACCCTTGGCGGACTGGATGTCATTACGCTGGGCCGGTCCAGTGTGGACCTGTACGGGCAACAGATCGGTGGCCGTCTCGAAGACATGGCCTCGTTTGCCAAGTATGTCGGCGGCAGCCCGACCAATACGGCCATCGGTGCGTCGCGGCTGGGGCTGAAGGCCGGGCTGATCACGCGGGTCGGCGCCGATCATATGGGCCGCTTCATCCTTGAGGCGCTGCGTCGCGAAAGCGTAGATACGACCGGTGTGGTAACCGATCCGGCGCGCCTGACGGCGCTTGTTTTGCTGGGGATTGTCGATAAGGACACATTCCCGCTCATCTTTTATCGCGAAAACTGCGCCGACATGGCCATCGACATGGCCGATATTGACACTCGCTGGCTGACTTCAGCGCGCGCGCTGGTCATTGATGGCACACACCTCTCCCAACCGGGCGTTTTTGCCGCCAGTCTGGAGGCCGTGCGGCAAGTGAAGGCCGCAGGCGGCCAGATCGCCTTTGACATCGACTACCGCCCCGTTCTGTGGGGCCTGACGACGCGAGACATGGGCGAGCAGCGCTACGTCGCCGATCCGGAGGTGACGCGGCGTCTGGCCACCGTCACACCCTTGTGTGACCTGATTATCGGCACCGAAGAAGAGGTACGCATTCTCGGTGGGCATGAGGATGTGATAACCGCCCTCAAGGTCATTCGCGCCCAGACAAACGCCATACTGGTGTGCAAGCTCGGGCCGGACGGCTGCGCCATCTTCCCCGGTGAGGTCCCTGACCACATCACGGACGGGCTCGTCGTACCGGGCTTCCCTATCGAGGTGATGAATGTGCTGGGGGCCGGAGATGCCTTCAGCGCCGGCTTCCTGCGCGGCTGGCTGGGCGGCGAAGACCTCGCTACCTGTGGACGTTGGGCCAATGCCTGCGGGGCGCTCGTGGTCACCCGCCATTCCTGCGCTCCGGCCATGCCGACCTTCGATGAGTTACAAGCCTTTATGGCCGCGCAGCACCCGATGGCGCACGAAGCCCAAAGCGCGCTGGATCACCTGCACTGGGCGCGCACCCGCCACCGCGACTACGACGCCCTGATGATCCTGGCCATGGATCACCGGTTTCAGTTCGAGGAGATGGCAAGCGATTTCGGTGCCGACCTGACGCGCGTGTCGGCCTTCAAACGGCTGGCGCTCAGGGCCGTGGACCGCCTGGCGCAGGGCAATCCCGATTTCGGCGTGCTGCTTGATGGCCGCTATGGCGCCGAAGCCCTCAGCGAGGCCGGACATACGACCTACTGGATAGGCCGCCCGGTGGAGGTGCCGAAATCAAGGCCGCTGCAATTTGAAACAGGGGCAGATGTGGGGCTTGACCTGCACACCTGGCCCGTCAATCAGGTGGTCAAATGCCTTGTCCTCTATCATCCCGACGATGAAAAGGACCTGCGCGGCGAGCAGGAGCGTCAGCTTATCACCCTTTATGACGCGTGCCGCCGCTCAGGTCACGAACTGCTGCTGGAACTGATCCTGCCTGCCGGTATGGCGACCGATGCGATGACCCGCGCACGTGGCATGCAGCGCCTGTACGACCTCGGTATCAAGCCCGACTGGTGGAAGCTGGAACCCGTCGCTGATGCTGATACCTGGCAGAATATAGAAGCTGTCATTGCCGCCAATGACCCGCTGTGCCGCGGCGTCGTCGTTCTGGGCCTCTCAGCCCCCGAAAACGAGCTTCTGGAGGCCTTCGCGGTGGCTGCCCGCTTTGAGCGCGTGAAAGGCTTTGCCATCGGGCGCACCATTTTCCATGATGTCGCGGCACAGTGGCTGCGTGGTGAATTGGATGATGACGCCGCCACCGTCGTCATGGCAGACAAGCTGTCGCGGCTGGTGGACGGGTGGCGGACAATCCGTCAGCCGCAAAGCTGA
- the iolD gene encoding 3D-(3,5/4)-trihydroxycyclohexane-1,2-dione acylhydrolase (decyclizing), with translation MTLIRLTMAQALTRWMAVQMIDSDDGPVPFFAGVWAIFGHGNVAGLGEALYAVHDRLPTYRAHNEQGMAHAAIAYAKQMARGRAFACTTSIGPGATNMVTAAAVAHVNRLPVLFLPGDVYASRRPDPVLQQIEAFGDATVSANDCFRPVSRYFDRITRPEQILKALPAAMAVLTDPANCGPVTLALCQDVQAEAFDYPERFFEQRLWSRRRAPADAQDLAALHQALNEAKRPLVIAGGGVRYSQAESALSAFCLKHRIPLCETQAGKGALPYDHPFNLGAIGVTGTDVANQAAREADLIIAIGTRLQDFTTGSAALFRQARIASINTAAFDAHKFDALPVIGDAKTVLSQISSDYQAPQNWAERLSAARTVWETRADAVMAAQGTPTEAQVLGALMRRAPENAVVVAAAGGLPGDMHKLWRTRQSGGYHMEYGYSCMGYEIAGGLGVAMAEPEREVYVLVGDGSYLMMNSELATAVMMGVRLTVILIDNRGFGCIHRLQKATGGAPFNNRLEDSHHETLPDIDFVAHARAMGAHAQHAGSIDALESAIEAARTRGGVNLILIETEATQGLGEGGTWWDVAVPEVSDSATVRAARNAYEQKLKALRDPS, from the coding sequence ATGACCCTTATCCGACTGACCATGGCGCAGGCCCTGACGCGCTGGATGGCCGTGCAGATGATCGACTCAGACGACGGCCCCGTGCCCTTCTTTGCCGGCGTCTGGGCCATTTTCGGGCATGGAAATGTGGCCGGTCTGGGCGAAGCCCTCTATGCGGTGCACGATCGCCTGCCGACCTATCGGGCCCATAATGAACAGGGCATGGCGCACGCCGCCATAGCCTATGCCAAGCAGATGGCACGCGGCCGCGCTTTTGCCTGCACAACTTCCATCGGGCCGGGGGCGACCAATATGGTCACCGCCGCCGCCGTGGCCCATGTCAACCGCCTGCCGGTCCTTTTCCTGCCCGGCGACGTCTATGCCAGCCGCCGCCCCGACCCGGTCTTGCAACAGATCGAGGCGTTCGGTGACGCCACCGTCTCGGCAAATGACTGTTTCCGGCCCGTTTCGCGCTACTTCGACCGCATTACCCGCCCCGAACAGATACTGAAGGCTCTCCCCGCCGCCATGGCGGTGCTGACCGATCCTGCCAACTGCGGCCCAGTGACCCTCGCCCTTTGTCAGGATGTGCAGGCCGAAGCCTTTGACTATCCTGAACGTTTCTTTGAGCAACGCCTGTGGTCCCGCCGGCGCGCGCCGGCCGATGCCCAGGACCTGGCCGCCCTGCATCAGGCGCTGAATGAAGCCAAACGCCCCCTCGTTATCGCTGGAGGGGGCGTGCGCTATAGTCAGGCCGAAAGCGCCCTGTCGGCATTCTGCCTGAAACACCGAATTCCGCTCTGCGAAACGCAAGCCGGCAAGGGCGCCCTCCCCTATGACCACCCGTTCAATCTGGGCGCTATAGGCGTCACCGGCACGGATGTCGCCAATCAGGCGGCGCGTGAGGCTGACCTGATCATTGCCATCGGCACGCGGCTTCAGGACTTTACGACCGGTTCTGCGGCCCTCTTCCGGCAGGCGCGGATCGCATCGATAAATACGGCTGCCTTCGATGCGCATAAGTTCGATGCCCTGCCCGTCATCGGCGACGCAAAGACCGTCCTGTCGCAGATCTCGAGCGACTATCAGGCTCCGCAGAACTGGGCAGAGCGCCTGAGCGCTGCGCGCACCGTGTGGGAGACACGCGCTGACGCGGTTATGGCCGCACAGGGCACGCCTACCGAGGCTCAGGTGCTGGGCGCACTCATGCGGCGGGCCCCTGAAAACGCCGTAGTCGTGGCAGCCGCCGGAGGCCTGCCCGGCGATATGCATAAGCTGTGGCGGACGCGTCAGAGCGGCGGCTATCATATGGAATACGGCTATTCCTGCATGGGCTATGAGATTGCCGGCGGGCTCGGTGTGGCCATGGCCGAGCCGGAGCGCGAGGTCTATGTCCTCGTCGGCGATGGCAGCTATTTGATGATGAATTCGGAACTGGCCACAGCCGTCATGATGGGTGTGCGACTGACCGTCATCCTGATCGACAATCGCGGCTTTGGCTGCATCCATCGTCTGCAAAAGGCAACGGGCGGAGCCCCCTTCAACAACCGCCTCGAAGACAGTCACCACGAAACCCTGCCCGATATCGACTTTGTGGCCCACGCTCGCGCCATGGGGGCCCACGCCCAGCACGCGGGCTCCATCGACGCACTGGAAAGTGCCATCGAAGCCGCCAGAACCCGCGGCGGTGTCAATCTGATCCTCATAGAAACCGAGGCCACGCAAGGCTTGGGCGAAGGCGGAACATGGTGGGACGTGGCCGTTCCCGAAGTCTCCGACTCCGCCACCGTCCGCGCCGCACGCAACGCCTATGAACAAAAACTCAAAGCACTCAGGGACCCCTCATGA